In the Clostridium sp. 'White wine YQ' genome, ACTGGATACTGTGTGCAATTTTGAAAGAACATAAAGTTTTTTCAAAAAATAATTAACTAACAAAAGTTAATTCACATTAAATTTGATAGATTCGAGCAATGCAAGGAAACGAGGAACGAGAAGCGCAGCATACTTTAGCTATGTGAGCCTCGCAGTGACGAAGTTGACACAGCAGTGCGAAGAATATAGCAAATTTAGAGGTAAAATTGGTGATGATGATACAAAGGTAACACCCCTTCCCATTTCGAACAGGACGGTTAAGCTTTGAGATGCCGATGGTACTGCACGGGAGACTGTGTGGGAGAGTAGGGAATCGCCAATTCTTGTTCCGCGGTAGCTCAATGGTGGAGCACTCGGCTGTTAACCGATAGGTTGGAGGTTCGAGCCCTCTCCGCGGAGCCATAATTTAAATAAGTAGTAACTAAATTCAGCGAAAGCTGGATTTTTTTATTTTCAATAAATTATTATAAATAAGATTAAGCAATAGATAAGATAGACTTTTCACAAGTTTCTCCTATAAATATAAGATTTAATAATATATTAATTAATTTGTAATACAAATTCATATATTTGTTACACAGTGTTTGTACGATAATAATAATATATATATGGGGGGAGTATTATGAAAAAGAGAGGCTGGAGAGTAACTTCATTTTTTAAATTGTTAGTTAGTACAGTTATAGTAAGCAGTTTATCTGCAATTATGTTTTATAAAGTATTAAATAGTAGGAGTGAAACAATAAAAACATCAGCTATAGGTAATAAACAACAAAAGGTAATATCAGCAATTGATGCAGAAAAAGATAATCAAGTACCTAATATAACTGAAAAAAATGAACAACAAATAGAAGATATATCAAAAGAAAAAGAAGGAAGTAATGTAATAAGTGTACATAATATGTTAATAAATCATACAAATTTACATAAAGATAGAAAAGTAGCGTATCTTACATTTGATGACGGCCCTTCTACAACTGTTACACCTAAGATACTAGATATATTAAAGCAAAACAATATAAAAGCCACTTTTTTTGTATTAGGGGAACTTATTGATAAATCAGAAGCATCAAAGAATGTACTAAGGAGAATAGTAGAAGAAGGTAATTCTATAGGTAATCATACATATACACATAAATTTAATGTTTTATATCCGCATGGAGTAGTAGATACAAATGCGTTCATGCAGGAAATAGATAGGACAAATAACTCTATAAATTCGATTTTAGGGGAAAAATATACTCCAAAGGCAATAAGATATCCAGGGGGACATATGTCGTGGAAAGGAGAAGATGAAGTGGACAAGCAACTTCTTTCTAGAGGACTTTATTACATTGATTGGAACTGTATTATTGGTGATGCAGAAAGCAAGAAAAAGACAAAAGATGGACTTTTTAAGAAATTCAAAGATACTCAAAATTTAAATAAAAAAGATAATGATCTAGTTATATTAATGCATGACTCTTATGGAAAAGAGGAAACAGCTAACGTGCTGCCAGAAATAATAGATGATTTAAGAAGAGAAGGATACCAATTTGATATAATAAAATAAGATTAACTTTATGAAAACATGGTATAATTTATAGAGAAGTAGATACTTCTCTATTTTACTATTACTTTTTTTGAGGTGAAAAAATGTATAAGATACTGATTGTTGAAGACGAAGATAGCATAAGAGGTTTTTTAAATATAAACTTTAAAAGAAATGATTTTGAAGTTATAGAAGCCGCAAATGGAGAAGAAGGAATACAAAAGGCTTTACTCGAAAAACCTGATGTAACACTTCTAGATTTGATGCTTCCAGGCATAGATGGATATAAAGTATGTGAAGTGCTAAGAAAAGAACATCCTAAAATGGGAATAATAATGCTTACAGCCAAGGGACAGGACATAGATAAGATTATGGGACTAGAATATGGGGCAGATGATTATGTTGTGAAGCCATTTAATCCAATTGAATTAACATTGAGGGTAAAATCTCTATTAAGAAGATTGGATATTGAAGACAAAGAAACAGATAGGATTGAAAGTGGTGAATTCCTGATAGATGTCTATTCACAAAAAGTATATAAAAGTAATGTGGAAATTGACTTAACTCCAAAGGAGTATATGATGCTTAAGATATTCATGGAGAATCCAGGGAAAGCATTTACAAGAGATGAATTATTGAATTTAGTATGGGATTACAATTTTTTTGGTGATTCGAAAATAGTTGATGTTAACATAAGAAGACTTAGATCAAAGATTGAAGACAA is a window encoding:
- a CDS encoding polysaccharide deacetylase family protein yields the protein MKKRGWRVTSFFKLLVSTVIVSSLSAIMFYKVLNSRSETIKTSAIGNKQQKVISAIDAEKDNQVPNITEKNEQQIEDISKEKEGSNVISVHNMLINHTNLHKDRKVAYLTFDDGPSTTVTPKILDILKQNNIKATFFVLGELIDKSEASKNVLRRIVEEGNSIGNHTYTHKFNVLYPHGVVDTNAFMQEIDRTNNSINSILGEKYTPKAIRYPGGHMSWKGEDEVDKQLLSRGLYYIDWNCIIGDAESKKKTKDGLFKKFKDTQNLNKKDNDLVILMHDSYGKEETANVLPEIIDDLRREGYQFDIIK
- a CDS encoding response regulator transcription factor, with the protein product MYKILIVEDEDSIRGFLNINFKRNDFEVIEAANGEEGIQKALLEKPDVTLLDLMLPGIDGYKVCEVLRKEHPKMGIIMLTAKGQDIDKIMGLEYGADDYVVKPFNPIELTLRVKSLLRRLDIEDKETDRIESGEFLIDVYSQKVYKSNVEIDLTPKEYMMLKIFMENPGKAFTRDELLNLVWDYNFFGDSKIVDVNIRRLRSKIEDNPSVPDHIETVWGTGYRWKE